The sequence below is a genomic window from Oncorhynchus nerka isolate Pitt River linkage group LG7, Oner_Uvic_2.0, whole genome shotgun sequence.
ggcgctacaaagtattaacttaagggggctgaataattttgcacgcccaatttttcagtttttgatttgttaaaaaagtttgaaatatccaataaatgtcgttccacttcatgattatgtcccacttgttgttgattcttcacaaaaaatacagttttatatctttatgtttgaagcctgaaatgtggcaaaaggtcgcaaagttcaaggggggcgaatactttcgcaaggcactgtaaaaggAAAACAAGAAAGGTGCACTCTCGGTCGCACGCATGAATAACCTCTGGGACACTGCagtgtccactcattcagagtggTCTTACTTCCTAAtatttcagaatacaagcctgaaacagtttctaaagactgttgacatctagtggaagccataggaagtgcaatttgagtcctaagtcaatggaatcTGTATAGGCAGTCaatggaaaactacaaacatttaaggttttcgcctgccatttcagttctgttatactcacagacattattgttAACAGGTTCAGAAACgttggagtgttttctatccaaatctactaattatatgcatatgctagcttctgggcctgagtagcaggcagtttactttgggcacgcttttcatccggaagtgaaaatagtgccccctaccctagtgaggtttaagccgtacactccacagagctgggatttacggaagagtggacagaaaaaaggcattgcttaaagaaaaaattaagcaaacacatttggtgtttgccaaaaggcatgttggagactccccaaacatatggaagaaggtaccctggtcagatgagacaaaaattgagctttttggccatcaaggaaacgcaatgtctggcacaaacccaacacctctcatcaccccgagaacaccatccatccatgtttttcattggcagggactgggaaactggtcagaattgaaggaatgatggatggcgcaaaATACAtggaaattattgagggaaacctgtttcagtcttccagagatctcagactgggacagaggttcaccttccagcaggacagtgaccctaagcatactgctaaagcatcaCTCGAGTGGtataaggggaaacatttaaatgtcttggcatagtcaaagcccagaccccAATCCAATTGATAATCTGTGGTACAAGAAAGATTGCTGtattaaagattgctgtacaccagcgaaaCCCATCCAACTGTAATTGCTGTAAAagttggctctacaaagtattgactctttttttaggggggggggtgaatagttatgcacactcaagttttctattttttgtcttatttcttgtttgttcacaagaaaaaatattttgcatcttcaaagtggtaggcatattgtgtaaatcaaatgatacaaaccccccaaaaatatattttaattccaggttgtaaaggcaacaaaataggaaaaatgccaaaggggggtgaatactttcgcaagccactgtacatacCAAATGTAAACAGTGCATTTCCCCAAACCATAGCCCTATCCTTAACCACTCATAATTAATACCTAAGCTTAACcctttgagttgtttctgtttaaatcctgtaaccatgtggaaatgGGTCAAAATTAGACATTCATCCACATTACGTTAAATCCCGACTTGAAAGTATGAGATCAGGTtggatatagagttgaaatgtattcaattttgagttgcatcccaatattacactttatatactgttatatcacagaagactgaaatataacaaaaccatttaacatagaaacaccggattttagtcagcatttttttatttgattaattatgaaaaatatgaataacattccacccatgaggccactagagggtgaTTTGGTCATTTCACCAAcacacccactgggcacagatatcAATTCCACGTCTATTGTTGGTTCAATGTaacttcattgaaatgacgtggaaacaacgttgatttaacCAGTGTGCGCCCAGTGGGCAGTGGCATTTATTTTCGATAGTTTAGTGCAAAGGAGAGTAATTACAACAGAAAACACAATACAGGCATACTCTAGTATGCTTATGAAAATGTTCTATAACATAATACAGTAACAACCAATAGTTTTTAAAACAGTTTACAATGTACAGAATATTCAGCAATATTTAATGAATATTTCATGGTAATGCACAATCTGACCATTGTATATTGTGTTCGGCACCGGGTAAAGCCGAGTGGTTATGTGATACCATTTGTGGATCAGACAAACAAGTATTGTGTTGTTTACCCTGCTCCTGCGCCACCACATGTCCATTTTCTGTCATCTCTTCAGCTTTGGCAGAAGACTCGGCTTGAGAGTCGTTAACATCATTCTCCACTGGTGTTTGAGTAcctggtgatggtggtgatagtgGCTTTCCATTTTGGATCATAGGTTTGAGTTGTTCCCTTTCCTCATCAGGTCCTTCTGAGTTTCTCCCGTCATTGTTTCTGTCTTCTGTAGGTCTCCTCTCCCACCCTAGACACTCCACACAGGGTTCCTATGGCGAAAGATGTCAGCAATGTCAGTCATATGTGCATTAGTTTGTCAAAATACTAAATTATAGCTGTATTACTGTCATGGCTGAtcgaaatgtcagaaaaataacaTACCTTTCCTTTCTTGTAGGCCTCTCCATGTTTACCTAGTACACAATAAAATATGATTATTTAAAAAATCCTATGTAAAGTTTTCACTCAAATAACATCATAAAAGGAGtgttatatacctttatatttcCACAGGATAATGCCCACAACACTCGTGACCAATGCAACAACCACAAGGGAACATCCTGCTATTCTTCCAGAGAATGTGGGTACTAACActgtaaaataaatcaaaagaaCATCACAAACAATAAAACCAACTATTGTCAATCAACGATATGCCTACGGCCTATGTGTTACTGACACTAGTTTTGACAGACGTAAATAGGACAGGCTACTACAGTAAGCTGCCCTACTATAGAATACTGTAATACTGAGAAAATTCCTCCACACAGCCCTACCACATGTTTTGGTTTCAGTGATATGAATGAAACAGTCCCGTACAACCATGTTGCACAGTTCAGGAGAATGAGTTACTGTGAAGAAGTGATGGTCAACTGACAATAACGGAATACATTCTATTGTTCAACAATTTATTATGGTTGAAGGAAAATGTTGTAATGTTTGGGTAAATTGTGTTGCGTTCATCGTGTGGACCCTGTACTTACCACAGACAATGTCAGAGGTGGATGTCCCATTGGTTTCAGTTTTGGATCCTTTGTCACAACTGAAATTTGTTAGGGGAATGTTTTTGAGTATACAGTGCAGTTTATGAACAACATTGGTCAAATATGTGGAAAAATAATCAAGCAATAAATCAAGAAATTCTTAAGTTGTTCAACCAACTAATCAAATTTAATTACATTGACTGTGACTAACAGTTACAACTGCAGTATGATAAAATACgttacataaactcagcaaagaaagaaacgtcctctcactgtcaactatgTTTATTTTCAGCTAAAttaacatgtttaaatatttgtatgaacataacaagattcaacaactgagaaataaactgaacaagtttcacagacatgtgattaacataaatggaataatgtgtccctgaacaaagggggggtcaaaatcaaaagtaagtccatatctggtgtggccaccaggtgcattaagtactgcagtgcatcttctcctcatggattgcaccagatttgccagtccttgctttgagatgttaccccactcttccaccaaggcacctgaaagttcctggacatttttggggggaatggccctagccctcaccctccgataaaacaggtcccagacgtgctcaatgggattgagatccgggctcttcgctggccatggcagaacactgacattcctgtcttgcagaaaatcacgcacagaacaagcagtatggctggtggcattgtcatgctggagggtcttagtcaggatgagcctgcaggaagggtaccacatgagggaggaggatcttccctgtaacgcacagtgctGAGATTGCCTGAAATAACATctagctcagtccgatgatgctgtgacacaccgccccagaccatgac
It includes:
- the LOC115132442 gene encoding tumor necrosis factor receptor superfamily member 5-like, translated to MLGCFKTKRIEIVTLLFMLAVFPAVYSCDPATQYDNNGECCNKCGPGTRMSSDHSGCFDPHCMPCQENEYQESFTEKIICEVQPYCDQNKNFEGSTNRSKTSLSQCICKAGHHCSSKECLTCVPHTKCGPGQETLYTGDHIRDTVCQACPANTFSSDSSAESKCKQWTVCDKGSKTETNGTSTSDIVCVLVPTFSGRIAGCSLVVVALVTSVVGIILWKYKGKHGEAYKKGKEPCVECLGWERRPTEDRNNDGRNSEGPDEEREQLKPMIQNGKPLSPPSPGTQTPVENDVNDSQAESSAKAEEMTENGHVVAQEQGKQHNTCLSDPQMVSHNHSALPGAEHNIQWSDCALP